The Geoalkalibacter subterraneus genome contains the following window.
CCGGCATGCGGCTGACAATGTCCAGACCGCCGAGCATGCCTTCGTACAGAAACGTATTGGCTGTCAGGCTTTGGCGGTAGACTTGATCCACGTAATTTTTCAGATCGACGGTGCTGCTTGAAGTAAAGGTCTGTACGTGCAGGTCGCGGCCGCCCATACGCTGGGTGCCGTGGTCGTCAAAAACGACCAGGTGAATCTGATCGATGGGACGTACGATCTTGAGCAGCTCGTCCATGGCGGCCAGCAATGGTTTTACGGCCTTACGCTGCTGCATGGAGCCTGAGTTGTCGAGCACGAGCACAATATGGCGGGGTACGTCGATATTTTCCTTGAAAGATTCCACGGCGACGATCCGTGCCTGTTTGCCGAATTGCGTAATCGTGAAATCCTCGGCTCCCAGCCCGAGAACGGGTTCCTCCTCGGCGTCGGCGACCCGAACCAGGATTTTGCCCTCCTCAAGAAAGCGCTCCAGGGAAACAGTGCTTTCCGGATGGGTTGAGGCGATGGTCAAATCCTCGGTTTCCTGGGCAAAGCCCGTTGCACAAAGCAGAAAAAACATCAGCAGTGTAAAAATATTTTTTTGCATAATTCGTCCCTCCCCGGGTTGTCGGCAGTTGTTGCATTCATTAGAAGTGTAGCAGCGTGCGGCGATTGCACAATATGAGCCATAGGTTTTCGGGGGGAGCCGTATCGAATTCAGCCTGGCATTTCGCCGGTCAGCCCGAAATTCTTTTGCAGCTGGTTGAAATTCCTGGTAGCGCGCGTGAACATCGTCGCGGTCCCGCTGTTCGGGGAGTGCTTCGCGGCAGCCGTGATCGACCATCGCCGCCTGGTGCAGCAGGGCTTGTCGCTGGTTTTCCTCCTGGGTATGCGGTATGAGCGAGACGATCACCTCAAGCAGCCGGATACTCACGGACGCCTTGTCCCTGCTGTTCTGACGGATCTGATCGAAGGCCGCATCCACTGCTCCGGAAAAAGTCTGCGGGTGGATCACGAGCCGCAGGGCAATTTCCGCCAGCTCGTAAATAAGAAACTCCATGTCCTGCTCGCAGGTACGGTTGCTGCCAAGAATTTATTGAATGGAGAAAGAACGTTTTTCATCCATCCCTGACTTTTTCCGTCTCTCCTTGTTTGACAGATGTCTTTTTATCAGAGACAATTGTCAAGACAGGAGGTTCCCAAATGAGTGTCGCCGAAATCATCGACTATCCGCAATCACTTTCCGACTGGGTCACTACGGCACGCTCCGGCATTCCCAAGCGTGTACTGGATGAACTGGCCGGTATGCTCGGAGTCAAGGTCGCCGATCTTGCGCCGCAGCTGCACGTTTCTGCAAGAACCCTGAATCGGTACGGTGCAGACCAGCTTTTACCGGCAGATCTCTCGGAGCGCATCCTGATTATTCTGCGTACTTATGAGCGCGCCCGCGAGGTGTTTGGAGATCCGGCCAAAGCCTCTGCCTGGCTGAACCGCCCGAATCGGGTCCTGGGGGGACAGACCCCGCTTGATCTGCTCGATACGATCTTCGGTGCCGAACAGGTCATGAATTTGCTTGGCCGCATCGAGCACGGCGTCTATAGCTGATGCGCCTCTACCGCATCGCGCAGGCTGATTTTGCCGAGGATCTTTCTGGGGAGGGGGCACGCCTTTACGGCGGACGATGGAATCCGCCGGGGAGGGCGATGCTTTATACCTCCAATTCGACCGCGCTTGCCGCTCTGGAGATTCTGGTGGGCTTTGACTGGGATCTTGCGCCGACGCTTTCCCTGGTCGAACTCGAAGTGCCTGATCTGCCGCTTGAGATTATTTCAGCGGAGGATCTTCCGGATGATTGGTGCAGCCCGGGAAATCCCACGCTTCGCAAGATCGGTGCGCAGTGGCTGGATGGCAAAAAGACTCTCGCGCTCCAGGTGCCCTCAGCAACGATTCCGACAGCGCCGGATGGGTTTAACATCCTACTGAATCCGGCGCATCCCAGATTTGCGAAGATTAGGATTCGCGATATTTTCGATTTTCAATTTGATACGCGACTAGCAGGTAAGTAGACAATTTTGGCCTTTGCAGTCACTGGAATTAATGTCATTATTTGAAAATGAGTCCTACAATATTCCGTGAAGGAAAATACCGTTTCTTCTTTTTCAGTCGTGAAGAAGAGAGAATCCATGTGCATGTCGTATCCCCGGACGGGGAAGCAAAATTCAGGCTTGAACCAACAGTGGCTTTAGCCGATTACGTCTCCCTGAACAAGCGACAACTTCTTCGCCTTCAGAAAATTGTGGAGAAAAGGAAAAATGAAATCATCAGCGCATGGCAAAATCACTTTTATTGAAATAACCAATATCTCTCAGCATGGATTTTGGATTTTCTATGATGGGGAGGAATTTTTCGTCCCTTTCGAGAAATTCCCGTGGTTTAAAAACGCAGATCTGGAAAAGATCTGCAATGTCCAACTAGAGGGGGCCGGGCATTTTTATTGGCCCGACCTTGATATTGATCTAAGCAAAAACATTCTCCGCACGCCCGAAAAGTTTATACTCGTCAGTAAAGACTCGAGAAATTAGCTTTTGATTGAAAAAAGACACAAAAAACCCCGACTATTGGTCGGGGGTTTTAAAAAAGTGTATACGGGAGAGTGTCTCGCCATTGAGAGACCTTCGCGGTGGGCAGTATCGTTCAGGACCATTTGACATTGTCAAAGTGCACGTTACCTTTGGAGCAGATCGGGAAAGCCGGTCTTTGATCTGGATTTATGGCATAACCCATTAAAAAAATTACAATTTAGATTGCGGTTAACTTCCTTCGTATTTTCTGGTTACGGGCCGTTCTCGCATCTGCCAGGCTGGACCAGGATGCCAGGTATCTGCCCATGTTGAAGCGCTGGTTACCGTGGAAATTTCTCGTCAAGCGTGCGGCGCGTGCTTATGGCGTCATTGATCCGCTGACGCTGATGGCTCAGCTGCGTCACTTTTCCCAGCCGAGCGAAATTCAAGAACCGATCGAGCTGCTGCGTGCCGGCATCGTTTTTCATGCCCGTGGCCTGGTCAATACCCGCGCCATTCAACACAACCTTGATTGGGTCTGGCCGTTCTGGGTCGAAAAACAATTCAACCCCGCTGATGTCTCTTTTATCCCGCGTGCTTTTTCCTTCAGCCACGTCAACCTGACCCACCGCAACTGGACGGCGGTTGGGCAACCCGACACGCCCCTCTATCCCATTATCGATCCGCGCGGGCTGGTGACGCCAAATTATGACGGGTGGTCCATTGATTTCTGGCTGATCATTGAAAATGATCGCCGCCTGCTCCCCTCAAAACTCAAAGATGTGAAGCAGAGCTGGCAGTTTTCACCAGAGCTGACCGTGGAAACCTCCTGTTTTAAAGACAGTCTCGAATTGACCAGTCGTGTCTGGATGGAGTGCGTCGAAGGGCAGCCCAGGTTATGCATGGAAGTGTCTGGATCGGCACCTGAAAAAGGACATCTGGTTGTCAGCGTGCGCCCTTACAATCCTGAAGGGGTACAATTTGTCGAGCAGATTGTTTACCGCAGGAAAGGGCAGGTGCTGACGGTCAATGATACGGAGCAGCTTGAATTTCAGGAGACCCCGCAGCAGGTGCTATTTTCGACTTACGAGCGTGGAGATGTTCTGCATCGTATCGGCGAGACGGATTCTGGCACGGCTGTGACCTGTGAAGTCGGCATGGCGACGGCAGCTGTTCTGTTTCCCGTTGAGGCAGGGAAGCAATCGCGGATCAGGATGCACATGAACCTTGCCGCAGAACTGGAACAACGTTCGCCACGGGGGTGCGTTCCCTCGGCGACCTGGGACAGGACATTGTCAGGCATTGCCCGTCTGAAGGTGCCTGATGAGCGTATCTGCTTCCTTTATGATGCAGCAGTTCGCACCATGGTATTGCTCTCTGCAGAGCATCTGGTCCCCGGGCCCTATACCTACAAAAGGTTCTGGTTCCGCGACGCATGCCTGATGATGCACGCGCTGTTGTGTCTTGGCTTTGTGGACCGCAGCGCCAGAATTATCGAGACTTTTCCCAAACGTCAGAAGCGTTCCGGATATTTCCGTTCCCAGGAAGGAGAATGGGATTCCAACGGCCAGGTTCTGTGGATATTCGAGCGATTTCTCAAGTTGACCGGCCGCAGCCTGCCGGATCACTGGAAATCATCGCTCTGGAAAGGCGCCGACTGGATTACCCGTAAACGGGTCGACCAGGATGCCGACGTGCCCCATGCCGGCCTGTTGCCTCCTGGCTTCAGCGCCGAGCACTTCGGCCCGAATGACTATTACTACTGGGATGACCTGTGGGGGGTGGCCGGGTTGCGCGCTGCGGCGGATATGGCGCGTCGGGCCGGCGATGAAGGCAGGGCGGCTGATTACGCGTCAATGGCCGATGACTTTGCCGAGGCGATCTGGCGAAGCATTAACCAGATACCTCTGCAGCGCAGCCAGGGCGCAATCCCCGCATCCCCTTACAGGCGACTGGATGCTGGAGCCATCGGCGCGCTGGTGGCCGATTACCCTTTACAGCTGCTTGACCCTGAAGATGACCGTATCAGGAAAACTGCCGAGTTCATGATGCAGAACTGTCTGCATACAGGCGCTTTTTTCCAGGATATGATCCACTCCGGTCTCAATCCGTACCTGACGCTTGCCATCGCCCAGACCTTGCTTCGCGGCGGGGATATGCGCTTTAGCGATCTGGTGCTGCGCGTGGCTGAGATCGCTTCACCGACCGGTCAATGGCCTGAGGCTGTGCACCCTTTTACCGGCGGAGG
Protein-coding sequences here:
- a CDS encoding RES family NAD+ phosphorylase, giving the protein MRLYRIAQADFAEDLSGEGARLYGGRWNPPGRAMLYTSNSTALAALEILVGFDWDLAPTLSLVELEVPDLPLEIISAEDLPDDWCSPGNPTLRKIGAQWLDGKKTLALQVPSATIPTAPDGFNILLNPAHPRFAKIRIRDIFDFQFDTRLAGK
- a CDS encoding DUF2442 domain-containing protein, with amino-acid sequence MKSSAHGKITFIEITNISQHGFWIFYDGEEFFVPFEKFPWFKNADLEKICNVQLEGAGHFYWPDLDIDLSKNILRTPEKFILVSKDSRN
- a CDS encoding DUF4160 domain-containing protein, coding for MSPTIFREGKYRFFFFSREEERIHVHVVSPDGEAKFRLEPTVALADYVSLNKRQLLRLQKIVEKRKNEIISAWQNHFY
- the parS gene encoding type II RES/Xre toxin-antitoxin system antitoxin is translated as MSVAEIIDYPQSLSDWVTTARSGIPKRVLDELAGMLGVKVADLAPQLHVSARTLNRYGADQLLPADLSERILIILRTYERAREVFGDPAKASAWLNRPNRVLGGQTPLDLLDTIFGAEQVMNLLGRIEHGVYS